One Candidatus Dormiibacterota bacterium genomic window, GGATGGAGGACCGCGACGCCGCGGGCTGTGCGCGCCGGCGGTCCGGGGGGAGTCTCCCCGGCATCGGCGTGTCAGCCAACCCGGCGCCTCCCGAACAGGCGCAGCCTCCGGCGCGCCGCGGGCCCGGCGAGCGCCGGGTACACCTGGGCGGCGAGCCCGGCCAGCGCCTCGGCGGCGGGGCCGCCACCGCCGAGCGACGCGATCCGGTGGCCGTTCTCGGCCTCCTCGATGCGCGGGTCGAAGGGGATGGACGCGGCGATGCGGCCGCCGAGGTCGCCCATCACCTCGTCGAGGTCGACCCCGGGGCGGGCGCGGTTGACCACGTACTTCAGCTTCGCGCCGAGCCCGAGGCGGCGGAGCGCCTCGGTGGAGCGGTAGGCGTCCTGCACCCCGCTCGCGGTCGGGGTCAGCACCACGTAGATGTCGTGGGCGGCGCTGAGCACCCAGGTGGTCACCGCGCCGAGGTCGGCGCCGACGTCGAACACGATGAAGTGGGTGCCGTCGCACTCCAGCCGGTGCACGATCTCGGCGACCCGGGCGGGCTCGACCGCGGTGCCGCCGCTCAGCGGCTTGGGCGGCCCCAGCAGCGCCCTCGCCCCGGAACCGTGGGTGACCATGTGGCGGTCGAGCGCCCCCGGCCCCTGGTCGCCGCTGAGCAGGTAGTCCCAGAGCGTGGGCTGGGGGATGCCGAGGCGGACCGCCACGGTGGCGCTGCGCAGGTCGAGGTCGAGGAGGGCGATGCGCAGCGGCCGGGGGGCGGCGCCGGGAGTGGGGCGGTGACGGCCGCGGGCGGCGAGCAGGCAGGCGAGCTCGGTGGCCAGGGTGGTCCGGCCGGCGCCGCCGTTGAGCGAGAAGAAGGTGATCCGGCGGGTGGCGCCGACGAACACCGGGGCGAGCGCGTCCGCGGACGGAGCCGACGGCGGCTCCGCGCAGCCCTCGGCCACTCCGAGGTCGGAGGACGGCCGGCACAGCGGCACGATCGTGGCCGGCTCGGGCTCCTCCTCGTCCTCCTCCCCGGACGGCTCCTCGTCACCGCCGCCGGCGGCGGCCTCGGGGAGGAGCACGATCGGCGGCCGGCGCACCTCCACGGTGGCGCCGTCGTCGTCGACGCCGGACCGGGTCGCGGCCGGGGCGGGCCGCCGCCGCCGTCGCCGGGGCGGCGTGGGCGGCGGGGGCGGCGCCTCCTCCGGGGCGGTGACCGGCGCCTCCGCCACCTCGGGCTCCCCGACCCCCTCGCCGGGGGCGGCCTCGCACTGACGCCCGGGGGCGGTGTGGCGGAGCCACCTCGCCCAGGCCGGCTCCGGCTCGGCGGTCTCGGACCCGTCCGCCCCGTCGCCGGTCCCGTCGCCGCCGCTGGCCGCCAGCCACCCCGCTCCGCTCCGCGGGGTCGCGGCGAAGCGTGCGGCCAGCCAGCCCCAGCGCAGCAGCGAGCGCCCCTGGGGCCGCACCCAGCCCAGCGCCGCCGCCAGCAGGGCGACCAGCGCGGCCGCGGGCAGGCGCACCCCGGCGGGCGCCGGGCTGTGGACGATCGCCGAGGTGAGCAGCCCGCCGCCGACCACCGCGGAGAGCTCGGCCGCCTCGAGGCCGAGGGCGACGGTGTCCGGTCCGTCGAAGCCGTCGGCGAAATGGACAGCGTTCAGCGAGGCCATGGGGCGGCTCCCTCCCGAAGGCGGCGGCGTACACAAACAAAGCTGTGTTTCTTCTGCGACACTAGCATGCGGCCACCCGGGGCGCAAGCCGCGCCGCTCCGTCCGCCGCGACCGGTCGCGGCGTGGATCCCCCTCACCTCCCGCGGCGCCTGGAGAGCGGCGGGCATGCGCGTGTGACGTCCGACCCCCGTCGTTCCTTGCGCGAAACGCCGATCAGCCGCCGCGGCTCGTCTTGACGCAGTTATGACGCAGCGCGTATATTTGGTCCAGCTTCACCCGCGGCGCCACCGCGTCGGGCTGCACCCGCAGCCCCTCCACCCCCTGGTGGGACCGCAGGGCGCCCTGTATTCGAGGGTCTCTTCGACATGACCGACACCTCTCCCATCGGCACCGTGACTCGGCTCTCCGAGCGCGCCCTGGACGCCGCCGTCGGCGGGGCCAGCCTGGCCCTCGACGCGGTCGGCGACCAGGCCGCCGCCCGCCGTCGCGGCAGCCGCATCAACGCCAGGGTCGCCGACAACGTCGAGTCCACCGCGACCGACGTGGTCACCCTGCCCGAGCGAGTGCTCTTCTCAGGCCTCCGGGCGCTTCGCAGCCGCGCCGGGCGCTCGGACGTCACCGGGGTGGCGGCGCGCAACCTTCTTCTTCTCGTCCACCGTCCCGCCAGCGCCGGCGCCCGGGTCCTGGGCCGCATCGAGAAGGAGACGGCGCCGCCCACGCGCCGCGCCCGCCGTTCCACCACCACCGGTGCGACCGCCGTCCGCCGGACCGCGGCGACGGCCACCCGGCGCGCGACCACCGGCGTCCGCCGCGCCGCCGCCACCACCCGGAAGGCCGCGACCACCGGCACCACCGGCACCCGCCGGACCGGCGCCGGCCGCGCCCGCCGCACCGCCTAGGACTGACACCGCGGGGCGGCCGCCGGGCGCTCGTCGCTCGGTGCCGCCCCCCAGCGGGGCGCGGCGCACCACCGCCCGGGCTGCCGCCAGCTCGGTCAGGTTGGCGAGCGCCCGATCCAGCTCGGCGACGAGGCCGCGGCCGATCAGCCGGGTGACCACCGACCCCACCGGGGTCAGCAACCGGTCGGTGGCGAGGTCGGCGATCAGCCGGGTGCGGGTGCCCTCGCCGTGGACGGTGAAGCTCTGGCCCACCGCCATGCGCATGCCTCCGCCCTCCCACACGTAGGTGAGCGAGCGGCCGGCGCGCGCCGCCACCACGGTGCAGAGCGCGCTGATCACCAGCCCTCCGGGCAGGCGGTAGCGCACCCGGTACACGCTGTCGCGCAGCCGTGGCGCGGGCACCTCGACCTCGGCGCTGAGGTGCTCGATCCACCAGGCCGGGAGGTTGCGAAGGTCGGCCGCGACCCCGAAGAGGTCGGCGGGGCGGACGCCGGCGTCGGCGCTGGCTTCGACACGCACCCCGGTCATGCTACAGGGAGGCGGAGGCGCGCCCGCGGCCGGCTCCACTAGCATGGATCGCCGAGGGGCCACCGCCGGTGTCGGAGGACGCGCGCTGCTCGCCATCGAGGCCTACACCCGGCGCCTGCTGCGTCACGTGCAGCCGGTCATCGTCGCCAACCGCGCGCCCCTCACCCTGCAGCGCGCCGACGCCTTCCGCGGCACCGAGGAGCGCCTGGTCCGGGGTGCGGGAGGGCTGGTCACCGCGATGGGCTCGCTGGCCACCGCCACCGACGCGGTCTGGGTGGCCGCGGCCCGCACCGACGAGGACCGCATCCTCGCCGGCCGCGCCGGCAAGGACGGCACCGTGCGCCTCACCACCGAGGACGACACCTCCTACCGCGTCGCCTTCGTCGACGCCGACCCCGAGGCCTACGACCTCTACTACAGCGTCTTCAGCAACCCGCTGCTCTGGTTCATCCAGCACTACCTCTGGGACCTCAGCCGCGAGCCCATCGTCGACGCCACCACCGAGCGTGCCTGGCGCGACGGCTACCTGCACGTCAACCGCCTCTTCGCCGACCGGGTGGTGGAGGAGGGACGGCGCTCCGACGTGCCGCTGCTCGTGCTGGTGCAGGACTACCAGCTCTACTGCGTGCCCCAGATGGTCCGCGCCGGCCTCCCCAAGGTGCGGCTCCAGCAGTTCGTCCACATCCCCTGGCCGACGCCGCAGTACTGGAAGATCCTGCCCCGGCGGATCCGCGACGGCATCACCCTGGGCATCCTCGGCAACGACATCATCGGCTTCCAGACCTCGCGCGACGTGCGCAACTTCCTGCTCACCTGCGAGGAGAACCTCGGTCTCGCGGTCGACCACCGCGAGCGCACCGTGTTCCACGAGGGGCGGGCGATCTGGGTGCGCCACTACCCGATCAGCATCGACGTCGGCGAGTTCGAGGGGCTCCTCGAGCATCCCGCGGTGCTCGCCGAGGAGGACAGGATCGCCGCCTGGCGGCCCGAGCACCTCATCCTGCGGGTCGACCGCACCGACCTGTCGAAGAACGTGGTGCGCGGCTTCGTCGCCTACGAGCGGATGCTCGAGGCCCACCCCGAGCTCCACGAGCGCGTCCAGTTCTGGGCGCTGCTCCAGGAGTCGCGCCAGGACATCGACGACTACCGCGCCTACCTGGGCAGCATCGTCGGGGTCTGCGCGCGGATCAATCGGCGCTTCGGGCGCCGGGGCTGGATGCCGATCCGGCTGGAGATCGAGAACAACTTCCACAAGGCGGTGGCCGCCTACAAGTCGTTCGACGTGCTCCTCGTCAACCCGATCTACGACGGCATGAACCTGGTCGCCAAGGAGGGCATCCTCTGCAACCGTCGCAACGGGGTGCTGGTGCTGAGCGAGAACGCGGGGTCGCACGAGGAGCTCGGCGAGCTGGCCGTCACCGTCAACCCCTTCGACGTCGATGAGACCGCCGAGGCGCTCTACCTCAGCCTGCGCATGGACGAGTCGGAGCGGGCGGCCCGCGGCGAGCGGATCCGCGAGACGGTGCGGGCGAACGACATCACCCGCTGGATCACGTCCCAGCTGCAGGACCTCCGCGAGCTCATCGCCTGACCACCATGGGGCGCGCCCGCATCACCTCCCCCGATCGCCTCGCCGCGGAGCTGGTCCGCGGCGCCGTCGACGCCGGCGGGCTGCTGGTGTGCACCGACTTCGACGGCTCGCTGGCGCCGATCGTCCAGCGCCCCGAGCAGGCGCGGGCGCTGCCACGGGCGCTGGCGGCGGTGGCCTGGCTCACCCGCGCGGGGGCCCGCGACGGGGTCGGAGCGCGCTGCCCGGTGGGCCTGGCCGTGGTCACCGGCCGGGACAGCGACGACGCCGCCCACCGCCTCGAGCTCGGCCCCGAGGGGGTGGCCTCCGGGAACCTGGGGCTCGAGCGCTGGTCCGGGGGGCGGGTCGAGCTGGAGGAGGGGGTCGAGGACTGGCTGCCGGCGCTCGCCGCCGCCACCGCCGAGCTCGAGGCGGCCCTGGAGGCCGGCCGGCTGCCCGGCGCCCGGCTGGAGCGCAAGCGCTGCTCGGCCGTCATCCACACCCGTGGCCTGGGGTCGGCCGCAGAGGCCGAGGCGCTCGAGCTGGCGACGGCGGTCGCCGGCACCTGCGGGCTGACCGTGACCACCGGCAAGCGCGCCGCCGAGGTGCGGGTGCCCGTGGGCCGGGACAAGGGCAGCGCGGTGGCCGACCTCCGGGCCGCGGGGTGGGAGGCGGCGGCACTCTGCGCCGCCGGGGACGACGGCGGCGACATCCCGATGCTCCGGATCGCCTGCGCGGCGGCTCCGCTCGGCACCGCCGTGGCCGTCGCCGACGCGGAGGTTCCGGCCGAGGTGCTCGCCGCGGCCGCCCACACCGTGGACGGTCCCTGGGCATGGGCCCAGGCCCTCGAGCTGCTGGTGGAGGGCCTCCGCCGCCGCGAGCCGGCCTGAGCCGGGGGGCGGCTCAGGCGCTCAGCGGCTCAGTGCGACAGTCCCGCGAGCCCGGCGATGGCGAGCCACGACACCAGGGCACCGAAACCCAGCCAGAGCGCGACGACACCCCGATCTCCGAAACGACCGGCGCGGCGACGCTTCAGATAGCGCTCGCGGGTCGCCAGCGAGGCCCGCCCATCGGGCTGGATCATTCGCACTCCTCCTGTGAATGTCGCGAGGACGGGTCTGCGCCTGGACCCCCGGTCGCGAAGCTGCGTCCGTACCTCCGACGAGGCTTCAAACGGCAGCCGCCCGGCCTGGGTTACGGCCCGGGGGCGCCGGCCCTCGAGCTCCACCCTCCTTCCGAGGGGGTGACTCACAACAGGGGTGGGGCACTGTCTCCTGAGACCCGTATACTCACACCAACCGGTCGCCGGGCCGGATCGGATGATCGCGGTCGGCACATGCTCGGTGGACCGGCCGGAGGAGGACTCGTGAGCGTCGCTCCGGCGCCGGTCGGGCTGGACAAGCCCATCTACACGATCAGCGTGGCCTCGGAGATCCTGGAGACCCATCCCCGGACGCTGATGATGTACGAGCACCTGAACCTGATCGTGCCGTACCGGACGAGCACCAACCGCCGTCGGTACTCGCAGCGCGACATCCTCGCCCTCCAGGCCATCCAGCGACTCACCCGGCAGCATGGGCTCAACCTCAACGGGGCGCGGTACGTCATCCAGTGCCTGCGCCTGCTCGACGAGCACGACATCAAGCGGCCACCTCACCTCGACGAGCTCGACGTGAGCGAGGTGCGCCTCTAGGCCTGCGGGGGCGGGCCCTCGCCAATCGGGCGGAGGATACCGCCTACCACTCCTGTTGGGTTACCCTAGCGGATAACTATACAGTTGTGGTCCCGGGGGACGTGGAGGCTATACTGCCGCTGCCGTGCGACGGGACTGGGTCCCGCCCGCCATCCGGGGAGGTTCGTGTGGACAACGAGGTCATCGACGTCCTGCTCATCGAGGACGATCCGGCGGTGCTGGAGATGTACCGGATGAAGCTCTCCCTGGACGGCTACCGGGTCAACGTGGCCATCGACGGCGAGGACGGGCTGACCCGCGCCAAGGAGCTCCTCCCCGACATCATCTTCCTCGACATCCGGCTCCCCAAGAAGGACGGGTTCGAGGTGCTGCAGGCGCTCCGGCAGGATCCGGAGACCGCGGCGATCCCGGTGATCATGCTCAGCAACTACGGCGAGAAGGAGCTGGTCGACCGCGGCCTCAAGCTCGGCGCCCACGAGTTCCTGATCAAGGCCCACACCACCCCGAGCTCCCTCTCCGAGGGGATCGGCGAGTGGCTGAGGGAGTGAGCTCGATGAGTGCCAGAGATGGGTTGCCGGAGCGGGGCCCACGCGAGCTGAACCTCTCGCTGGACAAGCCGATCTACACGATCAGCGTGGCCTCGGAGATCCTCGAGACCCATCCTCGGACACTGATGATGTACGAGAACATGGGGCTGGTGGTGCCGCAACGGACCTCCACCAACCGGCGCAGGTTCTCCCAGCGTGACATCCAGAAGTTGCAGACCATCCAGAACCTCACCCGCAACCACGGGGTCAACCTCAACGGCGTCCGCTACGTGCTCCAGCTGCTCAAGCTGCTCCATGAGCACGGCGTCCAGCCGCCCGAGGGCCTGCGCGACATCGACGTGTCGCAGCTGAACGTCTAGGGGAACGGGGTGGCGGCACGCGTCCAGGACGACGAGGATCTCGGCGCGCTCGTCCACCGCATCACCGAGGACACCACCCGTCTGGTCCGGCTCGAGATCGAGCTGGCCAAGGAGCAGGCGAAGGAGAGCGCCCTCCGCTCCCTGAAGGCCGGCGCCTTCCTCGGCGCCGCGCTCACCCTCGCACTCCTTGGCATGATCTACGCGCTGGGGGCGGTGCCGGAGGTCATCGGCTCCCTGCTCAACCACGAATGGCTCGGCTGGCTGATCTTCGGCCTCCTCCTCATCCTCGCCGGCGTCCTCTGCGGATACGTCGGGTACCGGCGGGTGAAGGCCACGGTGCGGAGCACCAAGGAGGCGGTCAGCGCGATCAAGGAGGATCTCGAGTGGGTGAAGGAACTGCCAAAGCGAGGCGTCGAGAGGTCGAGCTGACCCGGCAGGCGCTTGCCGAGGACGTCGAACGCTTCGCCCGCCGGGTCCGCGCCGAGCTCGACTGGAAGTCCCGGCTGCGCCGCGACGGCCCTCAGATCGTCGCCATCGCCGGCGCCGTCGCCGTGGTGCTCGTGGCCGGCCTGGTGCTGCGTCACCGCCTGCGATCCGGCGGCCAGGACGGCGACGACCTCCTCGAGGGCGCCACCGTCGACGACGTCGCCCGCGAGCTGCGGGCGCTGCGGGAGGACCTGGAGAAGCGCTTCGGCACCGCCTCGGGCGGCGGCATCCTCCAGAAGGTGGCGGTGGCCGCCGCCGGCTCGGCGGCGACCGCGGGAGGCAGGGTGGCCGCCGGCCGCCTGCTCGACAGGGTCGAGGCCGAGCGCCATGACAGCCTGGTCGGGAGCGCGTCCTGAGCCGGTCGGGTCGCGGGACCGGGGGACGGGGCGGGGAGCGGCGGGTGCGACCGGCGCCGCCGCCGCCGCGCCGGCGCCGCTCGGGCATGCGCACCGCCCCTCCGCCCGCCGTCGGGGGGCGCGGACCGGGCTGGTGGCGCCGCGTCCCCCCGCGCTGGCGGTTGGGGGTCCGGATCGCGCTCGCGCTGGTGGCGCTCCAGTGCCTCCTCCTCGGCGGCCTGGTGGCCTACGCCGCGCTGACCACCCCCAACGTCAGCTCGATCGGCCGGGCCACCGGGACCATCCGCATCTACGACCGCAACCACACGCTGATCAGCGAGGTGGGCCACGACGACATCAGCCGCACCTCGGTGACCCTCGACAGGGTCGCCCCGATCCTGCAGAAGGCGACGATCGCCGCCGAGGACCGGCAGTTCTACCAGGAGGGCGCCTTCAACTTCGGCCGCATCGCCAAGGCGCTCTTCGTCGACGTCATCGCCCGGCACCCGACCCAGGGGGCGAGCACGATCACCCAGCAGCTCGCCAAGCTCGCCTTCTTCGGGTCGAACGCCGACAAGTCCCCGCTGCGCAAGCTCCGCGAGGCGCTGCTCGCCAACGAGATCGACCGCCGCTACAGCAAGGCGCAGATCCTCGAGAAGTACCTCAACATCATCTACTACGGTCACGGCGCCTACGGCATCCAGAACGCCGCCCGCACCTTCTTCAACAAGGACGCCTCCGCCCTCGACCTGGGTGAGGCGAGCCTGCTCGCGGGCCTGCCCCAGGC contains:
- a CDS encoding SRPBCC family protein — translated: MRVEASADAGVRPADLFGVAADLRNLPAWWIEHLSAEVEVPAPRLRDSVYRVRYRLPGGLVISALCTVVAARAGRSLTYVWEGGGMRMAVGQSFTVHGEGTRTRLIADLATDRLLTPVGSVVTRLIGRGLVAELDRALANLTELAAARAVVRRAPLGGGTERRAPGGRPAVSVLGGAAGAAGAGPAGAGGAGGRGLPGGGGGAADAGGRAPGGRRRGPADGGRTGGGGTAGAARGRRRLLLDAAQDPGAGAGGTVDEKKKVARRHPGDVRAPGAAAKRPEA
- a CDS encoding trehalose-6-phosphate synthase, whose translation is MDRRGATAGVGGRALLAIEAYTRRLLRHVQPVIVANRAPLTLQRADAFRGTEERLVRGAGGLVTAMGSLATATDAVWVAAARTDEDRILAGRAGKDGTVRLTTEDDTSYRVAFVDADPEAYDLYYSVFSNPLLWFIQHYLWDLSREPIVDATTERAWRDGYLHVNRLFADRVVEEGRRSDVPLLVLVQDYQLYCVPQMVRAGLPKVRLQQFVHIPWPTPQYWKILPRRIRDGITLGILGNDIIGFQTSRDVRNFLLTCEENLGLAVDHRERTVFHEGRAIWVRHYPISIDVGEFEGLLEHPAVLAEEDRIAAWRPEHLILRVDRTDLSKNVVRGFVAYERMLEAHPELHERVQFWALLQESRQDIDDYRAYLGSIVGVCARINRRFGRRGWMPIRLEIENNFHKAVAAYKSFDVLLVNPIYDGMNLVAKEGILCNRRNGVLVLSENAGSHEELGELAVTVNPFDVDETAEALYLSLRMDESERAARGERIRETVRANDITRWITSQLQDLRELIA
- a CDS encoding trehalose-phosphatase, with the protein product MGRARITSPDRLAAELVRGAVDAGGLLVCTDFDGSLAPIVQRPEQARALPRALAAVAWLTRAGARDGVGARCPVGLAVVTGRDSDDAAHRLELGPEGVASGNLGLERWSGGRVELEEGVEDWLPALAAATAELEAALEAGRLPGARLERKRCSAVIHTRGLGSAAEAEALELATAVAGTCGLTVTTGKRAAEVRVPVGRDKGSAVADLRAAGWEAAALCAAGDDGGDIPMLRIACAAAPLGTAVAVADAEVPAEVLAAAAHTVDGPWAWAQALELLVEGLRRREPA
- a CDS encoding MerR family transcriptional regulator, with protein sequence MSVAPAPVGLDKPIYTISVASEILETHPRTLMMYEHLNLIVPYRTSTNRRRYSQRDILALQAIQRLTRQHGLNLNGARYVIQCLRLLDEHDIKRPPHLDELDVSEVRL
- a CDS encoding response regulator, with translation MDNEVIDVLLIEDDPAVLEMYRMKLSLDGYRVNVAIDGEDGLTRAKELLPDIIFLDIRLPKKDGFEVLQALRQDPETAAIPVIMLSNYGEKELVDRGLKLGAHEFLIKAHTTPSSLSEGIGEWLRE
- a CDS encoding MerR family transcriptional regulator, whose product is MSARDGLPERGPRELNLSLDKPIYTISVASEILETHPRTLMMYENMGLVVPQRTSTNRRRFSQRDIQKLQTIQNLTRNHGVNLNGVRYVLQLLKLLHEHGVQPPEGLRDIDVSQLNV
- a CDS encoding phage holin family protein, whose protein sequence is MAARVQDDEDLGALVHRITEDTTRLVRLEIELAKEQAKESALRSLKAGAFLGAALTLALLGMIYALGAVPEVIGSLLNHEWLGWLIFGLLLILAGVLCGYVGYRRVKATVRSTKEAVSAIKEDLEWVKELPKRGVERSS